The genomic stretch AAAATATTTAAAAATATTCTTTATTTAAAATAAAAATAAAGATATATATTTAAATATTTTTAAAATAATACGCGGGCCCGCCGGGATTCGAACCCGGGACCTACGGGTTGCTTTCCGCAACCCTTTGCGGTTAAAAGCCCGCCGCTCTACCTGGCTGAGCTACGGGCCCACAAAAATGAAGTATTGTAAGAAATATTTAAAGTTAGCTTAAGGCGAAAACATTTACAGAAACCATTTTTGTTATGACTTAAAGTACCATTTAAAATATTTACTAAGACTAATTTTAGATCATAACCCAAAATTACTATCGAATATATTATGATTATTCACAGCTCTAATATTAATTTAAGAATAGTATTTGTTGTAAGTTAATCTAAATCTATAACAGAGAAAATAATCATGCTATTAATATAGTTATTCTATGTTAAAATTTAAAGCAAACCATTCTATGACATTTTTCTCAGTTTTAAATTATAAAATAACCCATAAGGAAACGATATAGCTAATGCTAAACCCGGTATTAAATTCAATAGATATTTTTTAAATCCTCCATAATAGTAAATACCATACCCTATCAAAGGTATATAAAGAGTAGAGATTAACGGAAAAAATGCAGAAAAAATAGCTAGTATATAATAACTACCATAATATGTGTAGCCAGTCAAAAACGTAATATCTGTTAATCCATCAAATAACAACATTAAATCATATTTACTTCTCCATAAATTTCTTCTGGCCTCCTTTACTGAAGATTTAAAATTAGTCCTAGCATGAACTTTATTTAAATGTAAACATCTTCCATTTGTAGGTTCTACTCTATATCCTAGTTTTTTTAGTTTTGCATAAAGCCAAACATCTTCATCTCTCTCATATTTTTCGTCAAATCCACCTATTGTTTTTATATATTCACTATTAATCCCAGCACATCCCAGATTAGGATTATGCTCTCCTTTAGTGATAGGCTTTTCAATTTCTTCACTTGAGTAGGCATAATGCATCCATGTAAATGCAACCCCTTCTAATAATTTTTCCTCAATCTTCTTACTAAAATTACTAGGTAAAACTACGTCACTATCAAGAAATATTACATATTTTTCAGATGTTAATTCTAGCATTTTATTTCTTAATTTAGCCATATTAACTTTTTTCATTCTCTTATCTTTAACATAAGTAATTTCAGAGCGAAGTGATAAGAAATATTCCTCTATATCTTTTCTCTCACTATTATCATAAATTATAACTCTATTAACTTTTTGAGATAAAGCAGAGGTTACAGATTGTTTTACCCAATCTAGTTTATCACTAGGACCGACTGGTATAATAATTTCCATTAAGTAATTGAATATAAATGGAAGAAATAAAGGTAGCCGTAATTGCTCATGGTCTAGGAATGAGTAGAGGTTATAGTGGTGAGGGTTATGTTTATAAAAATATTTTTGAATTACTTAAAGAAAAAAATGTAAATTTTGTAGCAGTAAGCTTTTCTAAACCATACGATACTTCACTAAATTCTATTTACTCTTTACCTTTTCATTTACCGAGGTTTGATAAATACCAAAGGCTTCTCGTTTATTTTACTGCTAAGAAAGTAAAACCTAAGTTGTTTTTTAACGCTTCTGGTATTTTAATTCCATTATCTAATATTGCCCCTCATATTATTTACGCAGGGGCACCAGCTATATCTTCTGTACCTAGTAAATATACAAGATCACTCTTTTGGAGACTTTATCTTTTACCTTTCAAAATAATTATAAGCAGAATGAAGGATGAGGCTAAGAAAGCCACAATAATTGCGAACTCTCTTTACTCTGCTAAAGCAATAGCTAAAGTATTTGAAATACCTCAACCTCAAGTTATTTATCCTCCAGTTGATGTTGAATTTTACTCAAAAGCTTTTAAAAATGAGGATAGAGAAAATACATTCGTTACAATTGCTAGGTTTGAAAGGGGTAAAATGATAGAGAATGCGATAAAATTTTCACATCTTAGCGGAATTAGGGGATTTTTGATTGGTTCTTTGAACGATAAAAGGTATTATAAAGAACTTATGAGATTGAGGGATAGGCTAAACGCTGATATTAAGTTTTTACCTAATTTACCAAGAGAAGAAGTTTTAAAAATACTTTCTAAAGTTAAACTATATTTTCATCCCACTATTGGTGAACATTTTGGAATACCCATCATAGAGGCTATGGCATCAGGTGCTGTTCCCATTGTTCCTAAGGAGAGTGGTGGTAGTGAAATAGTCCCTCAATTCTCTTACAATAACTTAGAGGATGCTGTTAGGATAGGTAAAGAAATCATTGAAAAATATTCGAATAATTTAAGAAAGGAAATACATGAAAAAGCTATAATGTTTGGCAAAAATAACTTTAAGGAAAAAATTTACGACGTTATAAGTAAATATTTAATGTAGAGTATTTTATTATTTCCCATGATTTACGTGATAACTGGTGGTGCTGGTTATATTGGTGGGCATTTAACAGATTATTTAGTAGAAAAAGGAGAAGAGGTTGTCGTAATTGATGATTTTTCTTATGGAAAGTATGTGAATAATAAAGCTGTTTATAAAAAGACAGATTTAAGATTTAATGCTGACGTAGAAATACCAAAAGATTCAATTCTTTTTCATTTAGCTGCTAATCCAGATGTAAGGACTTCAATGATTCACGTGCAAGAACATTTTGAAAGAGATGTAAAGGTTACTCTTAATACGTTAGAAATAGCGAGAAAATATGATGTTAAAAAGTTTGTTTTTGCCTCTTCCTCTACAGTATATGGAGAGGCAAAAGTTATTCCTACACCAGAAGATTCCGAATTAAAACCAATTTCAAACTATGGACTTTTTAAATTATTAGGAGAGAAAATGGTAGAATATTATTCTAGGGTTTATGGTATAAAAGCAGTTTCGATTCGTTTAGCTAACGTAACTGGCGGTAGAATATCTCATGGTGTGATTTATGATTTCGTAAATAAGCTCTTGAAAGATAATAATAAACTAGAAATTTTAGGAAATGGAAAACAGAAAAAAAGTTATATTTATATAACTGATACAATAATAGGATTAGTATTGCTAGCAGAGAAAAATACTGGTTTATATTCAGTATATAATCTTGGTAACGAAGATTGGATTACTGTTGATGAAATTGCTAAGATAGTGGAAGAGGAAATGGGCGTATCCCCCAAACATATATACGTTGATGCTGGAGAAGGAAGAGGATGGTTTGGTGATGTTAGATTTATGTTACTTGATATAAAAAAGATAAAAGAAATTGGATGGAAGCCTAAATATACTTCTAGAGATGCTGTTAGACTTGCTGTGAGGGATTTACTAAATGAATTACATAAAAATTAGGCTACTAGGCTTAGGTTTACTTATTCTCTCTATAACCGTAGTAATATTATCCTTTGAAATATTATTTCTAGGATTACAGATAAAGCTCGGTAATTTTAGACTGTCTGATTACTTCATAAAAGTTATTAATTTTTTAATTATTTTAGGCGTTTTTGGTTATTTAGGATATGTTGGATATGTTATGCTTAGTACTGGAGAAAGGAGATAGTAGCGTTTAATTTAAATACTAGACATTATATTGATTTTTGTGGGCCCGTAGCTTAGCCAGGTAGAGCGACGGGCTCTTAACCATGTAAGAAAAGCGGAGATACCCGTAGGTCCCGGGTTCGAATCCCGGCGGGCCCGCGTATTATTTTAAAATTTCTTTCATAATCATTTTAATAATCTTATATTTTCCTTCTATTTTATTTACCATAATTAAACCTGGAATACCAGTTGCGGGATGGATTTTATCTGGAAATGGAACAGGATCTAGGCCAAGTTTTTGGCAAATAACAAGCAAAGAATTAAAATCAATTCTTTTTTCTCCAATTTTTTTAACTTTTCTTCCTTTACCCCTACTACTAGCTAAAAAATAAGCTAACCATATGGCTACTTTTTCTCCTTTATAGTCTCTTAAGCTCATTCTTTAATCAGTATAGCATTTATTGTTCCGTCTTGGCCTGGCCTAGAAGTTACCTTTGCTTTTCCTAATTCTGTTTGAATTATTGATCCTTTTACAATTATTCCTCTTCTAGCATATTCTTTATTTGCTGGAGTTTCTATAACTGATAGTATTTTTGTTTTCTTGCTTACCTTTTCTTGAGGGTCATATACGTTTGCAAATGTAGCATATTTTACTCTTATTTTTATATTTCCTCCCATACCTCTTTCTTTTTCTATTAACTCCTCACTACTAAGTTTTGTTTCGGTAGGAGGAGAACCTAGTTCAAACTTCCTTTTATCTCTATGTTTTCCTTTTTTACCACCAGTTATTTTCCTAAAATCATTGCCTTGGAAATATCCCATACGAAACTTATTTAAGGAGGTAGCTTATAAATTTAAGCACCGAAATTTCTTTTCCTCTTTTGATACGATCTTATTGCTCTCCATAAATCTATCTTTCTAAAGTCTGGCCAATATGTGTCTACAAAAAAGAGTTCTGAATACGCTATATGCCATAAAAGGAAATTACTTATTCGTATTTCACCAGAAGATCTAATTACTAGATCTATATCTTCTAGCTCTTTATCATAAAGGTATTGTCTAAATATATTTTCATTAATATCATCTAGTTTTATTTTTCCTTTCTCATAATCTGCAATGATTTTTTTTGTAGCATCAATTATTTCTTGCCTTCCTCCATAACAGATTGCGAGAGTAAGCTTTCTCTTATTAAAATTCTCAGTTCTTTTACTTAATTGATTTAATACATCTAATAAATCTGGCGGAAGTTTATATATTAGACCTATTGCACTTACTTTAACTTCATATTTGTAAATTATTTCGCCATAGAGTAACTCTTCTAATCCTGCCTTAATGTAGTTGAATATTGTATTAAGCTCAAGATTTGATCTCTTGTCACAATTTTCTGTAGATAGCACAAAAACTGTTATATTTTTTATACCCATCTCCAGTAACCATAGTAATACTTGTTTTAACTTTCTGTAACCATTATAATAAGCATCATTTATACTTAAGTTGTTGGCTCTTGCCCATCTCCTATTCCCATCTGGGATAATTCCAACATGTTGAGGAAATGGACCCTTTTTTATCTCATTCCATAAAATTTTTTCATAGAACTTATAGACTGGATATAGTATAATCTTCCCTACTTTTTCTTTAAGCATAATTCTTCTATCGCATTGATATAAGTTGTTAAAGCTATAAATATTTCATCGATAGAAATCTTTTCATTATTCGTATGCTCTAGCATAGAATTCCCAGGTCCGTAGGTTACTATTTCTTTTGATATATTTTTTAATATATTCATATCACTTGTCCCTGCTTTTCTAGCTAGTTTTGGCTTATACCCTTGCTTTATTATACCTCGCATAACCGCTTTAACAATATTACTATTTACATCAACTTTGACCGGTTCTATATCTTCTACTATTTTTATGTCACATGTTTTAAACTCATTACGAATAAGACCTAGAATCTCATCCTTAGAGTTTTTAGTAGAGTATCTTATATCTAGATGTAAATATCCTTCTGAAGGTGTCATATTTATATAATCACCAGATTTTATTATGGTAGGTACTATAGAAAAATCATCATAATTAATTGGTTCTCTATATATTTCTAGAATTTTTTTCGATAAGTCAATTATCAAGTTCTCCTTAGATGAAGAAGAATGTTGAGAATTTCCTTTACATAATATATCTAAATGCAATACTCCCCTATATTCCACTATAACATCGAAAGTATTACTGGGCTCACCCACGATAATATAATTGTACCTAATACCACTATTAACTAATTCCCTTGCCCCCTTGCTTTTTCCCTCCTCGTCTGCAAGTGCAGCAAATTGGACTTTATATCCCCTCTCATTTAGTATATAAGTTGCTAAAAGCATAGCAATCAAAGGGCCTTTTGCATCAACAGCTCCCCTACCATATATAAATCCTCCTTCTACTTTAGGTTGTATAAATCCTGGAACTGTATCTATATGCGATGCTAAGAGTATATCCCCTTTTCCCAGAAAATATGAGTTATGTTTAGAAATTTCAAGAGGAAGATTAAATTCCTTTGAGACTTTCTCAAAAAAATCCTTAGCTCTTTCTTCTTCACCAGAAGGAGTGTAAATTGAAAGTATTTCAACCAGTAGCCCTTTTATTTTCTGTCTCAATAATTCCTTTTCTAGCTGCATTTGATGCTTCCTCCATATCACTTTGTGTAATCATGTATGGTGCAAGAAATCTTATAACTGTTGATCCAGCTTTCAACGCTAAAACTCTTTCATCTTGCATGACTTTTAACGCGATTGCTGGTGGAAATCTAATTTCAATACCTATCATTAACCCTTTACCTCTAATTTCTCTCACTGATTTCAAATCACTGAGTTTTTCTTGGAGAATTTTCTTAAATATCTCTCCTTTAATGCTTGCTTGTTCTATTACATTGTCTTCCTTTAAAACTTTTGATGCTGCAGTAACTGCTGCAATAGCCATTGGATTTCCTCCATAAGTACTACCGTGATCTCCCTCTTCTAATTTTTCTGCTATCCAATCTGGCAAAAATAAAGCACTAACTGGAAAACCTCCACCAATCGCCTTTCCTGCTGTTAATAGATCTGGAATAATACCATAATGTTGATAAGCCCATACTTTTCCAGTTCTTCCAAATCCGGTTTGAACTTCATCAACGACTAACAAAGCACCTACTTTCTGCGTTTGTTCTCTTAAAGCCTTTATGAAGTCTTCATTAGCGGGAATCACTCCAGATTCACCCTGAATTGGTTCAACTATTACAGCGGCTGTTTGTTCATCTATGTTCTTTAATTCATCTATATTGTTATAAGTTAGAAATTGTACTGGTGACATTAATGGCTCAAAAGGTTCTCTATATCTTCTATTCCATGTAACTGAAAGGGAACCAGCTGTTCTTCCGTGAAATGAATTTTTAAAAGCAACTATTTTTTTCCTACCAGTTATTTTCCTAGCTGTTTTAAGAGCAGCTTCAACAGCTTCGGTGCCGCTATTTAATAAAATAATGTTATCCATCTTATCTGGTTTTAAAGGGTCTAGTTCTTTTAGCATTTCATCTCTAATAGGAGTAGAAAATGAAGTAGATAATGTCATAATATTTTCCATTTGTCTTGATAAATATTCTATAACTCTTCTGTTTCTATGTCCTAGAAAAGCTACACCTATTCCAGTATGAAGGTCTAAATATCTTGTTCCATTAATGTCCCATACGTACTGATCCTCTCCTTTTACTATAGTTAATCCTCTATCTCCATAAAGTTGAATGAACTTCATTTTTTAATCCACTCTTCAATTTTTCTAATTAAATACTCTGATACATTAAAATTGTTTACTCTTACAGTATTTTTGTATTCTGGTACTCCATTAACTTCATTAATTATATAACCTCTTTCTGGATCTTCAAATACATCGATACCTAAAAAGAAACCCCCTATTATGTCCTTTACTTTTAATGCAAGATCTTGTAATTCTTCGTCTATCTTTAAAGGTTCTGCCTTAGCACCTAAAGCTGTGTTTGTTTTCCAGTTCCTTGAATTCACCCTATAAATTCCAACTGGTGCCTCATCACCTATGGTGAATATTCTTATGTCCCTATCTGGTTTTTTCACAAATTCTTGTATTAAATAAATATATCTAAATTGTAAC from Sulfolobus sp. S-194 encodes the following:
- the uppS gene encoding polyprenyl diphosphate synthase, which translates into the protein MLKEKVGKIILYPVYKFYEKILWNEIKKGPFPQHVGIIPDGNRRWARANNLSINDAYYNGYRKLKQVLLWLLEMGIKNITVFVLSTENCDKRSNLELNTIFNYIKAGLEELLYGEIIYKYEVKVSAIGLIYKLPPDLLDVLNQLSKRTENFNKRKLTLAICYGGRQEIIDATKKIIADYEKGKIKLDDINENIFRQYLYDKELEDIDLVIRSSGEIRISNFLLWHIAYSELFFVDTYWPDFRKIDLWRAIRSYQKRKRNFGA
- a CDS encoding glycosyltransferase family A protein, with protein sequence MEIIIPVGPSDKLDWVKQSVTSALSQKVNRVIIYDNSERKDIEEYFLSLRSEITYVKDKRMKKVNMAKLRNKMLELTSEKYVIFLDSDVVLPSNFSKKIEEKLLEGVAFTWMHYAYSSEEIEKPITKGEHNPNLGCAGINSEYIKTIGGFDEKYERDEDVWLYAKLKKLGYRVEPTNGRCLHLNKVHARTNFKSSVKEARRNLWRSKYDLMLLFDGLTDITFLTGYTYYGSYYILAIFSAFFPLISTLYIPLIGYGIYYYGGFKKYLLNLIPGLALAISFPYGLFYNLKLRKMS
- a CDS encoding NAD-dependent epimerase/dehydratase family protein; its protein translation is MYVITGGAGYIGGHLTDYLVEKGEEVVVIDDFSYGKYVNNKAVYKKTDLRFNADVEIPKDSILFHLAANPDVRTSMIHVQEHFERDVKVTLNTLEIARKYDVKKFVFASSSTVYGEAKVIPTPEDSELKPISNYGLFKLLGEKMVEYYSRVYGIKAVSIRLANVTGGRISHGVIYDFVNKLLKDNNKLEILGNGKQKKSYIYITDTIIGLVLLAEKNTGLYSVYNLGNEDWITVDEIAKIVEEEMGVSPKHIYVDAGEGRGWFGDVRFMLLDIKKIKEIGWKPKYTSRDAVRLAVRDLLNELHKN
- the lysJ gene encoding [LysW]-aminoadipate semialdehyde/glutamate semialdehyde transaminase codes for the protein MKFIQLYGDRGLTIVKGEDQYVWDINGTRYLDLHTGIGVAFLGHRNRRVIEYLSRQMENIMTLSTSFSTPIRDEMLKELDPLKPDKMDNIILLNSGTEAVEAALKTARKITGRKKIVAFKNSFHGRTAGSLSVTWNRRYREPFEPLMSPVQFLTYNNIDELKNIDEQTAAVIVEPIQGESGVIPANEDFIKALREQTQKVGALLVVDEVQTGFGRTGKVWAYQHYGIIPDLLTAGKAIGGGFPVSALFLPDWIAEKLEEGDHGSTYGGNPMAIAAVTAASKVLKEDNVIEQASIKGEIFKKILQEKLSDLKSVREIRGKGLMIGIEIRFPPAIALKVMQDERVLALKAGSTVIRFLAPYMITQSDMEEASNAARKGIIETENKRATG
- a CDS encoding 30S ribosomal protein S8e, coding for MGYFQGNDFRKITGGKKGKHRDKRKFELGSPPTETKLSSEELIEKERGMGGNIKIRVKYATFANVYDPQEKVSKKTKILSVIETPANKEYARRGIIVKGSIIQTELGKAKVTSRPGQDGTINAILIKE
- a CDS encoding glycosyltransferase family 4 protein, translating into MEEIKVAVIAHGLGMSRGYSGEGYVYKNIFELLKEKNVNFVAVSFSKPYDTSLNSIYSLPFHLPRFDKYQRLLVYFTAKKVKPKLFFNASGILIPLSNIAPHIIYAGAPAISSVPSKYTRSLFWRLYLLPFKIIISRMKDEAKKATIIANSLYSAKAIAKVFEIPQPQVIYPPVDVEFYSKAFKNEDRENTFVTIARFERGKMIENAIKFSHLSGIRGFLIGSLNDKRYYKELMRLRDRLNADIKFLPNLPREEVLKILSKVKLYFHPTIGEHFGIPIIEAMASGAVPIVPKESGGSEIVPQFSYNNLEDAVRIGKEIIEKYSNNLRKEIHEKAIMFGKNNFKEKIYDVISKYLM
- a CDS encoding N-acetyl-lysine deacetylase, translated to MQLEKELLRQKIKGLLVEILSIYTPSGEEERAKDFFEKVSKEFNLPLEISKHNSYFLGKGDILLASHIDTVPGFIQPKVEGGFIYGRGAVDAKGPLIAMLLATYILNERGYKVQFAALADEEGKSKGARELVNSGIRYNYIIVGEPSNTFDVIVEYRGVLHLDILCKGNSQHSSSSKENLIIDLSKKILEIYREPINYDDFSIVPTIIKSGDYINMTPSEGYLHLDIRYSTKNSKDEILGLIRNEFKTCDIKIVEDIEPVKVDVNSNIVKAVMRGIIKQGYKPKLARKAGTSDMNILKNISKEIVTYGPGNSMLEHTNNEKISIDEIFIALTTYINAIEELCLKKK